From Aristaeella lactis, the proteins below share one genomic window:
- a CDS encoding TetR/AcrR family transcriptional regulator has translation MKKGERRKQELLQIAYRMFISRGYENTSVDEIIEEADIAKGTYYYYFETKEQMLEEVIGMMIDQEMEAAGRILQAEIPVPQKIIGMISSLRPTQEERPIEGALMQPENIVMHEKIRKKIVEMAVPLLSKVVEEGIGQGIFACDNIAERVRMLLVISSSTFDEGCFTERDIEVFIDMTEKLLGAESGTMGFIRELIR, from the coding sequence ATGAAAAAGGGCGAAAGAAGAAAACAGGAACTGCTTCAGATCGCATACAGGATGTTCATTTCCCGGGGATATGAGAACACCAGTGTGGATGAGATCATCGAAGAGGCAGACATAGCCAAGGGGACATACTATTACTACTTTGAGACCAAGGAGCAGATGCTCGAGGAAGTGATCGGGATGATGATCGACCAGGAGATGGAAGCGGCCGGCCGGATCCTGCAGGCGGAAATCCCGGTACCGCAGAAGATCATCGGAATGATCTCCTCACTGCGTCCAACGCAGGAGGAAAGACCGATCGAAGGCGCCCTGATGCAGCCGGAAAACATCGTGATGCATGAGAAAATCCGGAAAAAGATTGTGGAAATGGCAGTCCCGCTGCTTTCCAAAGTGGTTGAGGAAGGGATCGGACAGGGAATATTTGCCTGCGACAATATTGCCGAACGGGTCCGGATGCTGCTGGTGATCAGCAGCAGTACCTTTGACGAAGGCTGCTTTACCGAACGGGATATTGAAGTCTTTATCGATATGACGGAGAAGCTCCTGGGCGCGGAAAGCGGAACAATGGGCTTCATCAGGGAACTGATCAGATAA
- a CDS encoding glycoside hydrolase family 3 protein gives MDRNTPLYDTSLSNEARAKWLVSQMTVEEKFSWFSLRVRNDRLGIIASTCGGEGAHGVQARAGQGELYPPTPTTSFTQPIGMAATFDRDLIRKAGDVTGKESRAFGNAVGKGGHGRLAPTVDLCRDPRWGRNEEGYGEDPYLTGKMASAYIAGMQDEHNYDGTPLAPGARGDRVRTAAVLKHFYANNQEYRRAYDSFDISDKVKYDYELESFRYCAQEGHAEGVMTSYNEINHLPAMLNHEVQDILKDQWGIQYAMTDGGDFLQTVNFHHYFESHAETLAEGVKAGVDAMLDNPVEVVKAAKEAYERGLITEAEMDKSITCTVVELIRQGTFDPEDPYAELDMADVGTDEAKRISLEMSKASNVLLKNENGFLPFSKEDDIALIGFVGNNWYMDWYAGKPTYSVTLKAGLEKKMHRTIPYESGQTLFRFKAGNKYIGASRPARIPWGTPDPGPAELVLVDKAEDALVFEQLNWGCGSNFLYAPEFRKYATVGPDGKISLASDEPFTFTVMENFTIGKADAVRTPCPRNANCVELTEYWNDEACDVKLYCFGNRNVYLESGKLKTDPLVRRKPESNTKEGGNVLEAWAGSEKEATALTVEIVSDGIARAKELAKKAKKVIVALGCNPVMNAKEEIDRSTIEMIPLQEKLLEAVYETNPNVAVVLITNYPYAVNWMQEHVPAILMNATGSQDLGNGLASAIFGEANPAGRLPMTWYRSDADLPPMEDYDLINHPRTYRYFDKPVLYPFGYGLSYSAFSYSGLKVEKQNGGLRVSVNVKNTGAVTGDEVAQLYIRRVSPSKTVHPLRRLIGFERLHSLIPGQSAEAVFTVNPCDLEIYMEDAGKKVIEPGQYLVYAGGSCLDERIAAEIEL, from the coding sequence ATGGACAGGAATACACCTTTGTACGATACATCCCTTTCAAACGAAGCCCGTGCAAAATGGCTCGTTTCCCAAATGACCGTTGAGGAAAAGTTCAGCTGGTTCTCCCTGCGTGTCCGGAACGACCGTCTCGGGATCATCGCCTCCACCTGCGGCGGCGAGGGTGCCCATGGTGTCCAGGCCCGCGCCGGGCAGGGAGAGCTGTACCCGCCGACGCCAACAACCTCCTTTACCCAGCCGATCGGTATGGCTGCAACCTTTGACCGGGATCTGATCCGCAAAGCCGGCGATGTGACCGGAAAGGAATCCCGCGCCTTCGGAAATGCCGTCGGCAAGGGCGGTCACGGGCGCCTGGCGCCCACTGTCGATCTTTGCCGTGATCCTCGCTGGGGCCGGAATGAGGAAGGCTACGGCGAAGATCCGTACCTGACCGGCAAGATGGCCTCCGCCTACATCGCCGGCATGCAGGATGAGCACAATTACGATGGCACACCCCTTGCCCCCGGTGCACGGGGAGACCGTGTCCGGACCGCCGCTGTGCTGAAGCATTTCTATGCCAACAACCAGGAATACCGGCGCGCATATGACAGCTTTGACATCAGCGACAAGGTCAAATATGACTATGAACTGGAATCTTTCCGCTACTGCGCTCAGGAAGGCCATGCGGAAGGCGTCATGACCTCCTATAATGAGATCAACCATCTGCCCGCCATGCTGAACCATGAGGTTCAGGACATCCTGAAAGATCAGTGGGGTATTCAGTATGCCATGACGGACGGCGGTGATTTCCTGCAGACCGTGAACTTCCATCATTATTTTGAATCCCATGCGGAAACCCTGGCTGAAGGTGTAAAGGCCGGCGTGGACGCCATGCTGGATAATCCGGTCGAAGTCGTCAAAGCGGCAAAAGAGGCTTATGAGCGCGGGCTGATCACGGAAGCGGAAATGGACAAGTCCATTACCTGCACCGTTGTGGAGCTTATCCGCCAGGGCACCTTCGATCCGGAGGATCCCTATGCCGAACTGGATATGGCAGATGTCGGAACAGATGAGGCAAAGCGGATCTCCCTGGAAATGAGCAAGGCCTCCAACGTCCTGCTGAAGAACGAAAACGGCTTCCTGCCCTTCTCAAAAGAGGACGATATCGCTCTCATCGGCTTTGTGGGAAACAACTGGTATATGGACTGGTACGCCGGAAAACCGACGTACAGCGTAACGCTGAAGGCCGGTCTGGAAAAGAAAATGCACCGGACGATCCCCTATGAGAGCGGACAGACCCTTTTCCGCTTCAAAGCCGGAAACAAATATATCGGTGCCAGCCGTCCGGCGCGGATTCCGTGGGGAACGCCCGATCCCGGCCCTGCTGAACTGGTATTGGTGGATAAAGCGGAAGATGCTCTCGTCTTTGAACAGCTGAACTGGGGCTGCGGAAGCAATTTCCTCTACGCTCCCGAATTCAGGAAGTATGCGACCGTAGGGCCGGACGGAAAGATCAGCCTGGCCTCCGATGAACCGTTCACCTTTACGGTCATGGAAAACTTCACAATCGGTAAGGCGGATGCGGTCCGCACGCCGTGTCCGCGAAACGCGAACTGTGTAGAGCTGACCGAATACTGGAATGACGAAGCGTGTGACGTGAAGCTTTACTGCTTTGGCAACCGGAACGTCTACCTGGAAAGCGGAAAGCTGAAGACGGATCCCCTGGTCCGGCGCAAACCCGAAAGCAATACCAAGGAAGGCGGCAATGTTCTGGAAGCCTGGGCCGGTTCCGAAAAGGAAGCGACGGCGCTCACCGTGGAGATCGTCTCAGACGGCATCGCCCGCGCGAAGGAACTGGCCAAAAAGGCGAAAAAGGTCATTGTTGCCCTGGGCTGCAACCCGGTCATGAACGCAAAGGAAGAAATCGACCGCAGCACGATTGAGATGATCCCTCTGCAGGAGAAGCTCCTGGAAGCGGTGTATGAGACAAACCCGAATGTCGCGGTCGTCCTGATCACAAACTATCCCTATGCCGTCAACTGGATGCAGGAACATGTGCCCGCTATCCTGATGAACGCCACCGGCTCCCAGGATCTTGGCAACGGCCTGGCTTCCGCCATCTTCGGGGAAGCAAACCCGGCCGGACGTCTCCCGATGACCTGGTATAGAAGCGACGCGGACCTGCCGCCGATGGAGGACTATGACCTGATCAACCATCCCCGGACCTACCGGTACTTTGATAAGCCGGTACTGTATCCCTTCGGCTACGGCCTGAGCTATTCCGCCTTCAGCTACAGCGGCCTGAAAGTTGAAAAACAGAACGGCGGCCTGCGTGTCTCCGTGAATGTGAAGAACACCGGCGCCGTAACCGGCGATGAGGTAGCCCAGCTGTATATCCGGCGCGTATCGCCCTCCAAAACGGTGCATCCGCTGCGCCGGCTCATCGGCTTTGAACGGCTTCACAGCCTCATCCCCGGGCAGAGTGCGGAAGCCGTCTTCACCGTTAATCCCTGCGACCTGGAGATCTATATGGAGGATGCTGGGAAGAAGGTTATTGAGCCCGGACAATACCTGGTTTATGCCGGCGGCTCCTGCCTCGATGAGCGGATCGCCGCGGAAATAGAACTGTAA
- a CDS encoding CotH kinase family protein has translation MKRFMIIAAVLLLTATAWNVATAENAPHPVIMISEVMASNDSVATYPKAGYTDWVEIFNSGDSAVDLSGWGLSDNPEKPLKWQFPDGTTIRPGEYRVILCDKDTEKSSDAELHASFTISRKSGEIIVLTDVEGTVHDRITLPEMKTDISFGRSHEDGGLYCYDTPTPFAANKGGFVGYTAAPSFSAEPGFYDSDQYLQIIVPEGTQVFYTLDGSEPTRKSTPYNGETLEITATTVIRARAFAEGMIRPGDTLTGTFFIQADHSLPVVSVTVDPEDLWNRKRGMLTVGKGVNNKEGLPFKNTVYRKVKNSGVKYESYVEMYDDTGERIVSQGADISLNGDYSLDMPQKSFKFKAKSKYGEKTFKAKLFPDRDYEEYKSFVLRNSGNDCMWTRLQDGFQSRLMDLFGSTVAHQAWKPYVVYLNGQYWGHMNLRERVDEYMVAQFEGLDLKDADQLDLLEASSRVKNGSNTEYKAMIKKIKAGKPAKKQEDLQYILDNIDVDNYFWFMGFEMFFGNSDIGNFRIYRLNAPGSKWKWLINDLDYGLWNSGFDSPKSYTKKSGMGQLNYDNTIFRKLLTVPEYKDRYLTIYGKIYQKLTTDTMMEVLDELVELIEPEMERHWTRWGPENDRNIVSEAPRTAEGAYKYWQKRVERLRNVIRKRPTRLWDFTKKAFGLSNAEMEKYFGPKPPMPPEAV, from the coding sequence TTGAAGCGGTTTATGATCATAGCAGCGGTTCTGCTCCTGACAGCGACGGCCTGGAATGTGGCAACCGCGGAGAATGCACCTCATCCGGTGATTATGATCAGCGAAGTGATGGCCAGCAATGATTCGGTCGCTACTTATCCGAAAGCGGGATATACAGACTGGGTCGAGATCTTCAATTCCGGAGATTCTGCCGTTGATCTGAGCGGATGGGGATTGAGCGACAATCCGGAAAAACCGTTGAAATGGCAGTTTCCCGACGGAACAACGATTCGTCCCGGGGAATACAGGGTCATTCTGTGTGACAAGGACACGGAAAAGAGCAGCGACGCGGAGCTGCACGCATCTTTCACGATCAGCCGGAAGAGCGGGGAGATTATTGTCCTGACTGACGTGGAGGGCACCGTGCATGACCGGATCACGCTTCCTGAAATGAAGACGGATATCTCCTTCGGACGGAGTCATGAGGATGGTGGCCTGTACTGTTATGACACGCCTACGCCTTTTGCGGCAAACAAAGGCGGCTTCGTGGGGTATACCGCGGCGCCGTCGTTCTCGGCGGAGCCAGGTTTTTATGATTCAGACCAGTATCTTCAGATCATCGTCCCGGAAGGCACACAGGTGTTTTATACCCTGGACGGATCGGAGCCGACGCGGAAATCCACGCCTTACAACGGGGAAACACTGGAAATTACCGCTACGACCGTGATTCGGGCCAGGGCTTTCGCGGAGGGAATGATCCGGCCCGGCGATACGCTCACCGGTACGTTCTTTATCCAAGCGGATCACAGCCTGCCGGTGGTATCAGTCACTGTGGATCCGGAAGACCTGTGGAATCGCAAACGGGGAATGCTGACCGTTGGAAAGGGTGTCAACAACAAAGAAGGCCTGCCCTTCAAAAACACTGTTTACCGGAAAGTGAAGAACTCCGGGGTCAAATATGAAAGCTATGTGGAGATGTACGACGACACCGGAGAAAGGATTGTCAGTCAGGGTGCGGATATCTCCCTGAACGGCGACTATTCGCTGGACATGCCCCAGAAGAGTTTCAAATTCAAAGCGAAAAGCAAATACGGTGAAAAAACGTTCAAAGCAAAACTGTTCCCGGACAGGGATTATGAGGAATATAAAAGCTTCGTGCTGCGGAACAGCGGAAATGACTGCATGTGGACCCGGCTGCAGGACGGGTTTCAGAGCCGGCTGATGGATCTGTTCGGAAGCACCGTGGCCCATCAGGCATGGAAACCCTATGTAGTATATCTGAACGGTCAGTACTGGGGCCATATGAACCTGCGGGAACGGGTGGACGAGTATATGGTCGCGCAGTTTGAGGGGCTGGACCTGAAGGACGCGGACCAGCTGGACCTGCTGGAGGCAAGCAGCAGAGTGAAGAACGGATCCAATACGGAATACAAGGCTATGATCAAAAAGATCAAAGCCGGCAAACCGGCCAAAAAACAGGAGGATCTGCAGTACATCCTGGACAACATCGATGTGGACAATTATTTCTGGTTTATGGGCTTCGAGATGTTCTTCGGCAACAGCGATATCGGCAATTTCCGTATCTACCGCCTGAACGCTCCCGGAAGTAAATGGAAATGGCTGATCAACGATCTGGACTACGGCCTGTGGAACTCCGGATTCGACAGTCCGAAGAGTTATACCAAGAAGAGCGGCATGGGTCAACTTAATTACGACAATACGATCTTTCGGAAGCTGCTGACCGTTCCGGAATACAAGGACCGGTACCTGACCATATACGGCAAAATCTATCAAAAACTGACAACGGACACGATGATGGAAGTACTGGACGAACTGGTGGAGCTGATAGAACCGGAGATGGAGCGGCACTGGACTCGCTGGGGACCGGAAAACGACAGAAACATCGTTTCCGAAGCACCGAGGACGGCGGAAGGTGCCTACAAATACTGGCAGAAGCGTGTGGAACGCCTCCGGAACGTGATCCGGAAACGGCCGACACGGCTGTGGGATTTTACGAAAAAAGCCTTCGGCCTGAGCAATGCGGAAATGGAGAAATACTTTGGTCCGAAACCGCCGATGCCGCCTGAAGCCGTCTGA